The Candidatus Cloacimonadota bacterium genome includes the window TCAAGGTATTATATCTAAATTCTCGCAATTATATAATCACCGAAGAGACACTTTTCCGGGGTACTGTCAACGAAGCAAAGATATATATCAGGACACTCTTGCAGAATGTTATCAAGAATGGAGCGACTGCGATCATTGTTGTCCATAATCACCCAGGAGGAACTCTCAAAGCATCGGAAGAGGACATCATGATAACCGAGAAAATTAAGAAGGTCTTGACATTTATTGATGTCAAAGTACTGGATCATATTATTGTAGGCGATAATGACTATATCTCACTTGCTAACGAAAGAATGATCTAAAGGAAGTAAAATGAAGTATCGAGTTGGTTTTTGTCAATTTAAGCCGAAGCTTTTTGCTATAGAAAAGAATTTGCAGAAATTGTCGGATATGCTCAATAAAACAAAAGCAGATTTGATAGTACTGCCGGAATTAGCTGTTTCTGGTTATGTTATCAATACGAAAGAGGAGCTTCATAAGATTGCCGAAGAGGTTAAAACGAGTAAAACCATTGAGATGTTTCGTGAACTGGCACGCAAAAAAAATACCAGTTATGTGGTTGGTTTTGCTGAGAAAGAAGGGAAGAAGTTTTTTAATTCTGCCTTTCTGATAAATCCCGAAGGTGAACTCACTGTTTATCGTAAAACTCATCTTTTTAATCGGGAGAAGCAGATTTTTACCCCTGGTGATACAGGACTTATGGTCAGTAAAGCTAAAGGTGATGTCAAAGTGGGTTTGATGGTCTGTTTTGACTGGATCTTTCCCGAGTCAGCCAGAACACTGACTCTTATGGGTGCTGAAGTTATCTGCCATCCAGCAAACCTCGTGCTTCCCTGGTGTCAGCAGGCGATGGTAACCAGATCCATCGAGAACAGAGTTTTCACTATCACAGCGAATCGGGTTGGAACAGAAAGAAACGGTGATGTTGAGATGGTCTTTACCGGACAGAGTCAGGTTACTAATCCATACGGAGAAGTAATGAAAAGATTTAATCTGGTCGAAGAGGGGGTCTTTGTGACAACTATCAATCCGGAACATGCCCGTAATAAATGGGTGACCGATTTCAATCACATCCTTGAAGACCGACGCCCGGAGTTTTATAAATAACTCCTACCACGAAAGATACTGATCAAAAGGAATGAACACAGATAAAAGAATAGGTTTTAGGTGTTAGGGATTAGGAAAAAAGAATAGAACACGGATTGAACTGAAAAATAAAGATTTTACGGATGTAATTTAGAATTAGTAGTACTGTGTCATCCTGAGTGTTCTCCACCATAATGGATTGCTTCATCAATGTGGCTTTCAATTTTGGTGGAGAATGTATAGAAGGATTAATCATAGAAACGGATAAAAGAATAGGTTTTAGGGAATAGGAGAAAAATAAAGGAATAGAACACCGATCTAAAGGAAAAAGAAGGTCAAACGGATAAAAAGGAAAAAGTGTAAGAGATTATTGGAACGCTGACTTTCGCTCACTCTCTTCCTCATTTTTTTCTCTTCCGCTGGGGCGTCTCAATCTTTTTTCTGTGCACTCTGTGTCTCCGTGGTTAATAATTGCTTGCTTTGCTACCAATGGACTTGCTATCCTTCCTCTGGAGTATCTCATTTTCTTTTACTCCTTGTCCTCTGTGTCTTTGTGTTCAATCATCAATAGGAAATAAATTGACGGAAAAGCCCTCTCTTTCGACGATAATTCTAAACGAAATAAAGGAATAGAAATGAATTACGAACATCTCTTCGGTCCTGTGCCATCCCGACGGTTGGGGGTATCATTAGGTGTAGATATCGTTCCCTTTAAATACTGTTCAATGAACTGTATCTATTGCGAGATTGGCAGAACTACCAATCTGACCATGAGACGTGATGAATATGTCCCCTTTGACGAAGTAAGAAAGGAATTGAACGATTATTTGTCATCGAATCCGGAATTAGACTACATAACATTTTCCGGAGCCGGAGAACCCACCTTGAACAGCCGCATAGGCGCTATGGTCAGTTTTATTAAGAAAGAGTATCCGAAGTACAAATTAGCTCTGATAACGAATAGTTCCCTTTTACCTGATACACATTTAAGAAAAGAGATCAGAGATATAGATCTGATATTGCCCTCACTTGATGCAGTTACCCAGGAAGTTTTTGAGAAGATTAACCGACCTTGCCCTGCATTAAAAACAGCTGATATCGTAAAGGGACTGATCGCTTTTCGTCAGGAAAGTGATGCAGAGATGTGGCTGGAGATCTTTTTTCTACCCGGAATCAATGATCATGCAACAGAGGTTTCATTGCTCAAAGAAACAGTTCAGAGAATAAATCCACATCGTGTACAGTTAAACAGTTTGGATAGACCTGGCACAGAACGCTGGCTAATCAAAGAACCTCAAAATAAACTGGAGCAGATTGCTCAATTTCTAAAACCTCTCCCAGTCGAGATTATAAGCCGCAAAACAGTGGATATGGTTTTTCCGGAGATAGATCAACAACTGGAAGATAAACTTATCTCTACCATTAAACGAAGACCTTGTACTGCCGATGACATGGCAAAGATTCTTCATCTTCATATTGATGAAGTAGCCAAATATCTTCATCATTTAGCTAAAAAAGGGGTTATTACAGCGACTGAGCAGGAGACAGGAGTTTTCTATAGTTTAAATGATAAGGAATAGCTATGAAACCGATATATCTTGATTTTAATGCCACTACACCTCTTGCCGAAGAGGTGATGGATCTGATGAAAGAGGCAATGCAGGAGGACTTCGGAAATCCTTCCAGCACCCATTATTACGGTTTACATGCTAAAGAGAGGGTTGAAAAGGCACGTGAACATGTTGCCCGGCTTATTGGTTGCTATAATGATGAGATTATTTTCACATCAGGAGGAACTGAAGCCAACAATCTGGCAATTCAGGGTATTGTCTATGCTCATCGGCGTAAAGGGAATCATATCATTACCAGTCAAATAGAGCATCCAGCTGTAATGGAGGTCTGTCGCCATCTGGAGGAAGGTAATTTTCGGATAACCTATCTCCCTGTTGATGAGAATGGCATTGTTATCCTTGATGCCCTTAGAGAAGCAATAACTCCGGAAACAATTCTGATCACGATCATGCATAGCAACAACGAAACAGGTTCTCTGCAACCAATAGCTGAGATTGGAGAAATTGCCGAAAAACATAAAATTATCTTTCACACCGATGCAGCTCAATCTGCCGGTAAAGTAGAGTTAGATGTCAAAGAACTGAAAGTTAACCTCCTTTCACTGGCTGGCCATAAATTCTATGCCCCTAAAGGTGTGGGTGCTCTCTTTATCAAGAGAGGCACAGAAATAGTCAAAACGATGCATGGTGCCGAACACGAAAGGCATCTCCGCCCTGGTACTGAAAATGTCGTTGCTATCACTGGAATTGGCAAAGCAGCTGAGATCGCTTTTCGCGATCTGGAGAAGAATAGCAGCAGGATGAGAGAGATGCGGGATAGTTTACAGCAAAGTATTACCCCAAAGCTGGCAAAAGCCGGTATTGACCAGAAGTTGATTAAACTGAACGGACATGATGAGTTACGGCTCCCTAACACTCTCAATCTTAGTTTTTACAGAGTAGATGCCGGAACTCTCCTCTCTGTGATCGGCGATCAGATTGCTCTCTCAGCAGGAGCGGCTTGTCATTCAGACAGAATAGAGGTCTCTTACGTGCTGGAAGCCATGAAAGTTCCCGTTGATTTTGCTATGGGAACGATTAGATTCTCCACAGGTCGAAATACTACAAAAGATGAGATTGACCGGGCTGCAGAGATAATGATCAAAAACCTGCAACCATTAATGACCCAATCTTCAGAACCAATAATAATTGCCGAAGAACAGGAAGAGATCAAACTGACCAAATATACTCATGGGCTTGGCTGTGCTTGTAAAATCCAACCTTCTGTATTGGAGAAAGTACTGCGGGAACTCCCTGTTCTGAATGATCCCAATGTTCTCGTTGGTCCGGAAAGTTCTGACGATGCTGCTATCTATAAACTCGACGAAGAGCGAGCTCTTGTACTAACTACCGACTTCTTTACCCCGATAGTTGACGAACCCTTCCATTTTGGAGCTATAGCTGCTGCTAATGCATTGAGCGATATCTATGCCATGGGTGCTAACCCCCTTTTTGCCCTGAATATTGTTGGGTTTCCAATTAACAGATTACCCGTTTCTGTATTATCAGATATCCTCAAGGGTGCTGCCAGTAAGACCAATGAAGCTGGGATACCTATCCTCGGTGGGCACACGATTGAAGATCCGGAACCCAAATACGGACTCGTCGTAGCTGGAATTGTAGAAATTGATAAGATACTCACCAATAAAGATGCTCAAGAAGGGGATGTCTTGATCTTAACCAAGCCGATAGGAACTGGTATTATAACCACAGCCATGAAAAGGGGTATTGCTTCCGAAGAGCAAAAGAGATCAGCCATTGAGAACATGAGCTCTCTCAACAAGCAAGCAGCTGAGATCTTAAGGCAATATGAGATTCATAGCTGTACTGATGTTACAGGTTTTGGACTACTTGGTCATCTCTCGGAAATGACCAGAGGAAGTGAAATGAATGCTGAGATCTATCTTGAAAAAGTTCCCCAGTTACCAGGACTTCGGGAACTACTCAGTCGCAACTCTCTTCCCGGCGGGACTACTAACAATAAAAACCATTATGAAAATTTTGTTAAATTTGCTTCAACTATTTCCGAGACCGAAAAGCTCATCCTCTTCGATGCTCAGACCTCCGGTGGACTGCTCGTTGCCCTTCCCTCTAAAATGACAGAACAAGCCATCGACGCCTGTCAGAAAGCAGGGATAAACTCCGCTGCCATTATCGGTAAGATCACCAGCAAAGGAACCGGCGAGATCACCGTTAAATAATTTCTTCCCATCTTGCTTCTCTACCAATGGACTTGCTATTCTTCCACTGGTTTTCTACTTACTACATACTACTTAGTACTTACTTCTTTTTTTCGCACCCTTTCTCACTCTCTCCCTCGATTTTTCTCCCGCTGATGAATCCGTGTTTATTCTTTTTTAATCTGTGCGTATTAGTGGTCCAATGCTTGCTCTGCTCCCAATGGACTTGCTATTCTTCCACAGGTTTTCTACTTACTTAATACTAAATAGTATTTACTTCTTTCCTCTCCCTCGGATTTTCCCTCTGTGTGTATCTGTGGTTTTATATTTTAAAAAATCAGCGTGATCTGCGTGTAATTTTTTAAGGGATAAAGTAACAAAAAAATAAATCAAAAAAAGCTTGACATCTGAACGCTATTCTATTATCCGTAACATTGAATGTGTATCTTTATATTGGAGATTAAGAAAAATGAAGAAACTTTTAGCTAATTTTACGGGAGAACTGACACTTTCAAAATCTACTTATATTGTAACTAATCCCGTAATAAAAGAGCTTTCAGATAGAAAAAGAAATCATAAATCGTTAACCGTTTTTTAAGAATTAATTTGGAGGTTTAAAATGAAAAGGACATGTTTGTTGATTTTGGTTGTTTTAATAGCAACCGGTTTACTTTGGAGTCAAACTGTAGTTGACATTGCCCTTAACGGTGACTTTGAAAACTGGACAGAAGGACTGCCTGATCATTGGTACGGACCAAGATCAAGCATTGGAACTACTAATGTTAATGAATATACTACGTCAGCATATTCAGGAACAACTTCTTGCCAACTTGTTAGGGCATCTACATCTCATGCAAGATTTACAACCGAGCCATTTTCAATATTAGCTGACACAGAATATACAGTAACATATTATGCAAGAGGTAAGGGTGATATCAGAAATGCTTTTTATCGCAATGGAGCATATTCCGCATATTCTGCATATACAATTCTTGATACTGATGATTGGACAGAAATCGTCTGGACTTTTCAGTTTGGAACTGCTGTAGATGATGTTGAAGTAATTTTTTCTGTGGTGAATACCGATGAAGTAAGAGATCATATTCAAATTGATGCAGTAACTATTACTTACATTGAACCTGAAGGTGCAGTACTTTATGCCAGCCCAAATGAGCTTGCCGGTTTAGATTATATGGAAGGTGAAGGTCCCTCAACAGCACAATCATTTGAGCTATCAGGAACAAATCTTGATGGAACAGACGTGACAATTACTCCTCCAGCTAATTTCTCAGTATCAGTCACTTCATTGCCTGCATATGATGGATTACCAACAATGATTGATGTTCAACTTGATGCCGGATTAGCAGTTGGTGTATATTCTGGAGACATAACTATCAGTGGAGGTGGAGCAGATCCGATAACTGTAGCTGTTAGTGGTGAAGTTTTACCAATGGCTGAACCATTTGCTATTCCCTATTTTAATGCTTTCAGATCTCAAGCTGATGTAGATTTGGCATTAATTCATGGGTTTACTATCGAAAATTATGCTATTACTACTTATCTGCGACTCATAGCTATAGGTAGTTATGTAGAAACACCTCTTATTGATTTTACTCAATACGATGCTTTAGAGGTTACCTTTTTCTTAGCAACTTATGGTGGTTCATTAGGACAAACAGTTTCTCTTATGGTATCAAATAATGGTGGAATTGATTACGATGTAATTGCTACTTTTTCACCAACTTCAACAACTTATGAAGAGTGTTCTGCAATAATAGATTTGACTGGTCCATATAATGTTACAGAAGGTAGATTAAAAATGGAAATGACAGCTGGTGGTGGCAGTACTCGTTTCCAAGATTTGAGCATTTATATAGCAACCATGCTACCTGTTGCTACACCAGTATTTGATCCGGTAGGAGGCGAATATTATTCACCACAAACTGTCTCCATTTCAACAGCAACTTTAGACGCTTCGATCGAATATAGCTATGAATCTGCAGATGGACCTTGGACACCATATACAGGTGATCTATACATTGATGAAACAAAAACTGTATGGGCTTATGCTTACAAAGACGGAATGTTAAATAGTTCTGTTGCCTCAGCAACTTATACTTTCC containing:
- a CDS encoding beta-ureidopropionase, whose product is MKYRVGFCQFKPKLFAIEKNLQKLSDMLNKTKADLIVLPELAVSGYVINTKEELHKIAEEVKTSKTIEMFRELARKKNTSYVVGFAEKEGKKFFNSAFLINPEGELTVYRKTHLFNREKQIFTPGDTGLMVSKAKGDVKVGLMVCFDWIFPESARTLTLMGAEVICHPANLVLPWCQQAMVTRSIENRVFTITANRVGTERNGDVEMVFTGQSQVTNPYGEVMKRFNLVEEGVFVTTINPEHARNKWVTDFNHILEDRRPEFYK
- a CDS encoding radical SAM protein; amino-acid sequence: MNYEHLFGPVPSRRLGVSLGVDIVPFKYCSMNCIYCEIGRTTNLTMRRDEYVPFDEVRKELNDYLSSNPELDYITFSGAGEPTLNSRIGAMVSFIKKEYPKYKLALITNSSLLPDTHLRKEIRDIDLILPSLDAVTQEVFEKINRPCPALKTADIVKGLIAFRQESDAEMWLEIFFLPGINDHATEVSLLKETVQRINPHRVQLNSLDRPGTERWLIKEPQNKLEQIAQFLKPLPVEIISRKTVDMVFPEIDQQLEDKLISTIKRRPCTADDMAKILHLHIDEVAKYLHHLAKKGVITATEQETGVFYSLNDKE
- the selD gene encoding selenide, water dikinase SelD; this encodes MKPIYLDFNATTPLAEEVMDLMKEAMQEDFGNPSSTHYYGLHAKERVEKAREHVARLIGCYNDEIIFTSGGTEANNLAIQGIVYAHRRKGNHIITSQIEHPAVMEVCRHLEEGNFRITYLPVDENGIVILDALREAITPETILITIMHSNNETGSLQPIAEIGEIAEKHKIIFHTDAAQSAGKVELDVKELKVNLLSLAGHKFYAPKGVGALFIKRGTEIVKTMHGAEHERHLRPGTENVVAITGIGKAAEIAFRDLEKNSSRMREMRDSLQQSITPKLAKAGIDQKLIKLNGHDELRLPNTLNLSFYRVDAGTLLSVIGDQIALSAGAACHSDRIEVSYVLEAMKVPVDFAMGTIRFSTGRNTTKDEIDRAAEIMIKNLQPLMTQSSEPIIIAEEQEEIKLTKYTHGLGCACKIQPSVLEKVLRELPVLNDPNVLVGPESSDDAAIYKLDEERALVLTTDFFTPIVDEPFHFGAIAAANALSDIYAMGANPLFALNIVGFPINRLPVSVLSDILKGAASKTNEAGIPILGGHTIEDPEPKYGLVVAGIVEIDKILTNKDAQEGDVLILTKPIGTGIITTAMKRGIASEEQKRSAIENMSSLNKQAAEILRQYEIHSCTDVTGFGLLGHLSEMTRGSEMNAEIYLEKVPQLPGLRELLSRNSLPGGTTNNKNHYENFVKFASTISETEKLILFDAQTSGGLLVALPSKMTEQAIDACQKAGINSAAIIGKITSKGTGEITVK